The nucleotide sequence TAATAGGCGAAATGCAGCAAGAAGAGGAAATCGAAGAGTAGCGGGATCCGGTAATTGCAGAGACGGACCAGCAGGGGCTGCAACCGCGGGAACTTCATGCACAGGTAATAGACCTTCTTCAGGTTCGCCAAACGGTCGCGGTCGGGTATGTCGAGATACATTTCGTGGTGCAATGTCACGGGGAAGTCCTTGCCCGGCGGCAGATATTTCTGGACCTCCTCGTGCTCCGACAGGGGCAGGCCCGGATACGGCTGGAAAAAGGTTGTCCAGAGATAGAAGGGGTTCACGCGCCGGTAGAACTCAAGGCGTTTCACCTGTTCTTCGAAGGTTTCGCCGGGCAGGCCGAAAAACGCACTCAGGCCGAACTCGACCCCATATTTCCGCAACCAGTCCGTTACCTGGATTACGTGGTCATTGCTGACGTTCTTGTGGAACAGATTCCGGCGCTGCTCCTCGTCGGCCGTTTCCACCGACACCGCGACCCCCCAGGCGCCGGCTTGCGCCAAAAGCCGGATGTCGGATTCCTCGATAGGCCCAAAACGGAAATTGGCGAGAAAAGGTATGCCTACCCGGTCCCTGTAGAGCGGCAGGAAATCGCGCAGCCATTGGTTCTTGACCCAGAGGACTTCATCGATGAAGAAAACGGTCTTGACTCTTGCGGCATGGTTGCGGAGCGTGTGCTCGATCTCCGCTATGGCCCGCTCAGGACTCATCTTGCGGATGTAGGCGCCCCCGTCCCCGAAGTGGTCTTTCAGCGGCGTGTTTGAACAGAAGGTGCATGAGAATGGGCAACCGCGCCCGGTCATGACGCGCAGGTATGGGCTGCGCCGAAAGAACACGTACTTGTCGTAGAGCTGGCGGTCGTGATACGGCAGGTTATCCATGACGACGAGGTCGCGGCGCGCCGGATTGCGGACGACACCATCGCGCGTCTTTACCCAGAACCCCTCGATGCGGCTGTAGTCTTCGCCCCGGTCCAAGGCCGCGCACAATTCGCGCATGCAGTATTCACCCTCGCCCAGACAGACGATATCCACGCCCTCGTCCTCGACGATATCAGGCCGGAAGATGGCGTGCACATTCCCGAATACGATGATAGCGCCTGTCGCGTCCTTGACCCGTTTCGCGGTGCGCAGCGCCCACGGCGCGCTGGGCGACAAGATGGAGAAACCCACCACGTCGGGGCGAAAAGCAGCCACCTCGCGCAGGAACTTCTCCTCGTTCGTCTGGTTGTCAAAGAAGACATCGACCGTGTGGCCCGCTTCCTTCAGCACCGCCGAGATGCACATGAAGCCCATGTACTCGACCAGCACGTCCTGACAAAACGCCACGCGCGCCATGGATGACATCCTTCTGCGTGTCCCGCCTGCCACGTGAAGCGGTTTATGCGCAAGCCCACGTCGCGAGCGCCGGTCAAGACAAACGCCGGACCGCTCCGCGTATGGCAACACAGGGAAACCAGGTGAAAATCCCGTCAGGTTCCAGTCCGGCCCTTGCTCACGCTACACTTTTGGGCAGACGGAAATGGACGCTCTCTTCAACGAGCGCACGTTCTTCCACCTCGCACGGTTCGACGGCGCGCAAGTGTTCGATGACCCCTTTCACCAAGCCCTCGGGCACGCTTGCGCCGGAAGTAATCAGCACCCTTGTGACGCCTTCCAGCCATGCGGCGTCGATGGCGGCGGCGTCGGGAATGAGATAGGCGGACTTGCCGAGCCCACGGGCGATGCCCGCGAGACGCGTCGAGTTGGCGCTTTCCGTGTCGCCGACCACGAGAACCAAGTCGACTTCGGGGGTCCAGGCGCGCACCGCCGCCTGCCGGTTCGACGTAGCGTAGCAGATGTCTTCCTTTGGCGGACCCTCGATCTCGGGGAAACGGGCCTTGAGCGCTTCAACGATCTCCGCGCAGTCGTCGACGCTCAGTGTGGTCTGCGTGATATAGGCCACTTGGCTCGGATCCTCGACCTCGAGCGCAGCCACCTCTTCCTTAGACTGGATCAGCTTGATGTTCTCGGGCGCCTGGCCCATCGTCCCAATGGTCTCGTCGTGGCCCGCCTCCCCTACAAGCACGATCGTCATGGCGCGCGAGGCGAAACGCCTCGCCTCATGATGGACTTTTTCGACCAGTGGGCAGGTGGCGTCGATCACTTCGAGATGCAGCCGCTGCGCGCTGTCCCACCGGTCCGGACCTACGCCGTGAGCGCTGAACAGCACATGGGAGCCCTCGGGCACGTCCTCGACGTGCTTGACGAATATGGCGCCCATGCGGCGCAGGTCATTCACGACGTGCGCGTTGTGAACGATATTGTTCAGAACATAGACGGGCGCGCCGTGCCGTTCGAGCGCGCGCTCGACGCATTTGATCGCCCGCTCGACGCCCGCGCAGAAGCCGCGCGGCTTCGCAAGAATGATATGCATGCCGGATCCTTCGCCCGCCGGCCGCCCTCGCGGGAAGAAACATCCACGGACCGGCGTCCTATTCCACAAGACAACGCGCGTTGAGACGCCCGCAACACGCCTCAACGCGCGAAACCTGCCGCTTTGCCGCCCTACTTGCCGTAGAAGGCCTTCATGTCATCGAGCGACAACGGCTTGTAGTCGCCCGCATGGCCGGCCTGGCCGAACGCCTTCATGCGCTCCACGTAAACGTTGTACGCGGATTCCCGCGCCGGCTTCAGGTAGTCGCGCGGGTCAAACTTGCCCGGGCTCTCCGCGAACACCTGGAGAATAGCGCCCGTAATGGCCAAGCGGCTGTCTGTGTCCACGTTGACCTTGCGCACGCCGTGACGGATGCCGTCCGCGATCTGT is from Candidatus Hydrogenedentota bacterium and encodes:
- the ispH gene encoding 4-hydroxy-3-methylbut-2-enyl diphosphate reductase codes for the protein MHIILAKPRGFCAGVERAIKCVERALERHGAPVYVLNNIVHNAHVVNDLRRMGAIFVKHVEDVPEGSHVLFSAHGVGPDRWDSAQRLHLEVIDATCPLVEKVHHEARRFASRAMTIVLVGEAGHDETIGTMGQAPENIKLIQSKEEVAALEVEDPSQVAYITQTTLSVDDCAEIVEALKARFPEIEGPPKEDICYATSNRQAAVRAWTPEVDLVLVVGDTESANSTRLAGIARGLGKSAYLIPDAAAIDAAWLEGVTRVLITSGASVPEGLVKGVIEHLRAVEPCEVEERALVEESVHFRLPKSVA
- a CDS encoding B12-binding domain-containing radical SAM protein, encoding MARVAFCQDVLVEYMGFMCISAVLKEAGHTVDVFFDNQTNEEKFLREVAAFRPDVVGFSILSPSAPWALRTAKRVKDATGAIIVFGNVHAIFRPDIVEDEGVDIVCLGEGEYCMRELCAALDRGEDYSRIEGFWVKTRDGVVRNPARRDLVVMDNLPYHDRQLYDKYVFFRRSPYLRVMTGRGCPFSCTFCSNTPLKDHFGDGGAYIRKMSPERAIAEIEHTLRNHAARVKTVFFIDEVLWVKNQWLRDFLPLYRDRVGIPFLANFRFGPIEESDIRLLAQAGAWGVAVSVETADEEQRRNLFHKNVSNDHVIQVTDWLRKYGVEFGLSAFFGLPGETFEEQVKRLEFYRRVNPFYLWTTFFQPYPGLPLSEHEEVQKYLPPGKDFPVTLHHEMYLDIPDRDRLANLKKVYYLCMKFPRLQPLLVRLCNYRIPLLFDFLFLLHFAYYTFRVEGVSVFQFLMHLRTFALHPLRRGLSTRGRPSPEPHVAVTAKPGPTED